Proteins from one Penaeus monodon isolate SGIC_2016 chromosome 39, NSTDA_Pmon_1, whole genome shotgun sequence genomic window:
- the LOC119597225 gene encoding ADP-ribosylation factor-like, with protein sequence MGILLSRILSLIQSSRSCRILMVGLDAAGKTTILYKLKLGEVVSTIPTIGFNVETVEYKNISFTVWDVGGQVRLRPLWRHYYQNTTAVVYVVDSSDSERLKEAREELEAILESEEVAGVPLLVIANKQDLPGALSVQQVSEGLDLRQHNRPWHVQPTCAITSEGVYEALDWLAREVAK encoded by the exons ATGGGCATCCTGCTGTCTCGGATCCTCAGCCTGATCCAGAGTTCCCGGTCCTGCAGGATTCTCATGG TCGGCCTAGACGCCGCAGGGAAGACCACGATCCTCTACAAGCTAAAGTTGGGCGAAGTTGTGTCCACGATTCCTACCATCG GCTTCAACGTGGAGACCGTCGAGTACAAGAACATCAGCTTCACGGTGTGGGACGTGGGCGGCCAGGTGAGGCTGAGGCCTCTGTGGAGGCACTACTACCAGAACACCACCGCCGTCGTCTACGTGGTGGACAGCAGCGACAGCGAGAGGCTGAAGGAGGCTAGGGAGGAGCTGGAGGCTATC ctggaGAGCGAGGAGGTGGCAGGGGTTCCCCTGCTGGTGATTGCCAACAAGCAGGACCTTCCCGGGGCGCTGTCCGTGCAGCAGGTGAGCGAGGGCCTCGACCTGCGGCAGCACAACCGGCCCTGGCACGTACAACCCACGTGCGCCATCACGTCGGAGGGTGTGTACGAGGCCCTGGACTGGCTGGCCAGGGAGGTGGCCAAGTGA